One window from the genome of Bacteroidota bacterium encodes:
- a CDS encoding C40 family peptidase — MAPYLIYILSIMSSLNSALPNQNFITLHRDYLENVYKLPAGVVINDEYKVPDYFTDQATVNNLLSLARKYLGYPYVWGGTTERGFDCSGFMYFLYNKIGKPIPRMPADQCILGQDIPYSKIQPGDLIFFRGGNVNSNWIGHVGMAYERDSNGEIKFIHAEGRKTGVVITPLENQYYKKRFIRATRILK, encoded by the coding sequence ATGGCACCATATCTGATATATATTTTATCGATAATGAGTTCACTTAATTCAGCATTACCAAACCAAAATTTCATTACACTTCACAGGGATTATCTAGAAAATGTTTACAAGCTGCCCGCCGGGGTGGTCATAAATGACGAATATAAAGTACCCGATTATTTCACAGATCAGGCTACCGTAAATAATTTGTTGTCGCTGGCAAGAAAATATTTAGGATACCCTTATGTCTGGGGTGGTACAACAGAACGGGGTTTTGACTGTTCGGGGTTTATGTATTTTCTTTATAATAAAATCGGCAAACCAATCCCCAGGATGCCAGCAGATCAGTGTATCCTCGGACAAGATATTCCATATTCAAAAATTCAACCGGGAGATTTAATCTTCTTCAGAGGCGGCAATGTCAACTCCAACTGGATAGGCCATGTCGGGATGGCATACGAAAGGGATTCGAACGGTGAAATAAAGTTCATCCATGCCGAAGGAAGAAAAACTGGAGTAGTAATTACCCCCCTGGAAAATCAGTATTACAAAAAAAGATTCATTAGAGCGACAAGAATTCTAAAATAA
- a CDS encoding arginine decarboxylase, pyruvoyl-dependent → MFFTKGVGRHKDYLASFELALRGAGIEMCNLVTVSSIYPPDCKRISKEEGLKYLKPGQVTFCVMARNQTNEPNRLIASSIGVAIPADKSLYGYLSEHHPYGETEKVCGEYAEDLAATMLATTLGIDFNPEVDWSERENIYKMSGKIVRSFNVTQSAEGHKNGLWTTVIAAAILLP, encoded by the coding sequence ATGTTTTTTACCAAAGGCGTTGGCAGACATAAAGATTATTTAGCTTCTTTCGAGCTTGCATTAAGAGGTGCCGGAATTGAGATGTGTAACCTGGTTACAGTCAGCAGTATCTATCCCCCCGATTGCAAAAGAATTTCGAAGGAAGAGGGTCTCAAATATTTAAAACCCGGTCAGGTTACTTTTTGTGTTATGGCCCGTAACCAGACAAATGAACCGAACAGACTGATCGCCTCTTCGATTGGTGTAGCCATACCTGCCGATAAAAGTCTTTATGGATATCTATCAGAACACCATCCTTACGGTGAGACGGAAAAAGTGTGCGGCGAATATGCGGAAGACCTTGCTGCCACAATGCTTGCAACCACTCTGGGAATCGATTTTAACCCCGAGGTTGACTGGAGCGAAAGAGAAAATATTTACAAAATGTCGGGCAAAATTGTTCGCTCGTTTAATGTAACCCAGTCTGCAGAAGGTCATAAAAACGGCCTTTGGACGACGGTAATTGCAGCGGCAATTCTGCTTCCGTAA
- the smpB gene encoding SsrA-binding protein SmpB produces MEQANIKIIVRNRKAHFEYSIIQSFEAGIVLHGTEVKSLRAGKCNLTDGFVEIVNNEAWLKSAHISEYSQGNINNHDPFRDRKLLLNAVEIKKLNQKVKEKGYTIIPLALYFKNGKVKVEIALAKGKKLYDKRESIAKREMERERKRSKY; encoded by the coding sequence GTGGAACAGGCAAATATCAAAATAATAGTGAGAAATCGAAAAGCTCACTTTGAATACAGTATTATACAATCGTTTGAAGCTGGAATTGTGCTCCACGGAACCGAAGTTAAATCACTTCGTGCCGGGAAGTGCAATCTGACCGACGGATTTGTGGAAATTGTAAACAATGAAGCCTGGTTGAAAAGTGCCCACATCTCCGAATATTCTCAGGGAAACATTAATAATCATGATCCTTTCAGAGACAGAAAACTTCTCCTCAATGCGGTTGAAATAAAGAAGTTGAATCAGAAAGTCAAAGAAAAAGGGTACACGATTATTCCTCTTGCTCTCTATTTCAAAAATGGCAAAGTTAAAGTTGAAATTGCCCTTGCCAAAGGTAAAAAACTTTATGACAAGAGAGAGTCGATTGCGAAAAGAGAGATGGAAAGAGAAAGAAAGAGGAGCAAATATTAG
- a CDS encoding T9SS type A sorting domain-containing protein: MKRSFVYFIISFLVSIPLIAQPLSSNLQVIKKPLIPDDFRAFSKAGNTIFAVSYSLSVASNFSKSTDGGNSWQTLPSSFAAGDNLNAISFVDEQTGYIGGNGGVIYKTTNGGVSWTNISAPAVYTGSINFIHFFNATTGYIAGGSVGSVNMIKTTDGGATWSAVSNAIPTRTLYDIHWTSQSEAVVVGSGSQYMYTTDGGTNWTAGTMPGLSTTLYRIRKADATTYFVVGTAGRAFKSTDNGVTFAAVTTPTTVALYTLEFNDASNGVFLGSNGVVIRTTDGGATWTNIPLFSTEVIRTSLKDGIKILAGGYLANLAISTDAGATWKTTGSTSRDMYGVYAESNQKYTVAGDRGELHQTTDGGLTWRKSSFMVGDMLYDAYTSGSNLYTCGRLGAFFVSTDNGLNWLNRSNGTSTTRNYKLAFSDPNTGYMVNNEGGILFTTNQGVTWTAQTTIPLTTLYDIKMVSGTTGYAVGSGERLFKTTDGVNFAHGTMAVPAGQVTGVAMIDANTGYICGENGAFYKTTDGFQTVTLLSDTVALQGKVMHDIVIMGPDDVWAVGRSGVLMRRVGNVTLIDTSMKNVDFLAAHKINSSQFVLVGTGGMVYKVSSEIVPVELVSFKGIVEANSVSLNWQTATETNNKGFNIERKTGKNWETVAFVNGSGTTTSPVFYSYTDKNVTGQKVYYRLKQMDNDGSFAYSNEIEVEIGAPSQYSLEQNYPNPFNPSTVISFTTPKAGNVRLTVYNALGEAVALLADGFLEAGYHKVSFDGTGLVSGVYFYRLESGDFSAVRKLNILK, encoded by the coding sequence GTGAAAAGAAGTTTTGTCTACTTTATTATATCGTTTTTAGTTTCCATTCCTCTTATTGCCCAGCCACTCAGCAGCAATTTGCAGGTTATTAAAAAACCGCTCATTCCCGATGATTTCAGAGCTTTCAGCAAAGCCGGGAACACAATTTTTGCCGTGAGTTACTCACTCAGTGTTGCGAGCAATTTCAGCAAATCAACCGACGGCGGCAATTCCTGGCAGACTCTCCCTTCATCCTTTGCTGCGGGGGACAATCTGAATGCCATCTCATTCGTGGATGAGCAGACAGGTTACATCGGTGGCAACGGAGGAGTGATCTACAAAACTACCAACGGAGGGGTTTCGTGGACGAACATCAGTGCACCGGCTGTTTACACAGGAAGTATTAATTTTATTCACTTCTTCAATGCAACCACCGGATATATAGCAGGGGGTTCTGTTGGTTCGGTGAATATGATAAAAACCACTGACGGTGGTGCAACCTGGAGTGCTGTATCAAATGCAATCCCCACCAGAACGCTGTATGACATCCACTGGACCAGTCAGTCTGAAGCGGTGGTTGTGGGCAGCGGCAGTCAGTATATGTACACGACTGACGGTGGCACCAACTGGACGGCGGGCACCATGCCGGGTCTCTCGACGACTCTTTACAGAATCCGGAAAGCAGATGCAACCACATATTTCGTGGTCGGCACTGCAGGAAGAGCTTTCAAGAGTACTGACAACGGAGTGACTTTTGCAGCAGTAACTACTCCAACGACGGTTGCGCTTTACACCCTCGAATTTAATGATGCCTCCAATGGTGTATTTCTCGGCTCCAACGGTGTGGTAATAAGGACCACTGACGGTGGTGCAACCTGGACAAACATCCCTCTTTTCTCAACAGAAGTTATCAGAACCTCCCTGAAAGATGGAATTAAAATTCTTGCCGGGGGATATCTCGCCAATCTTGCAATATCCACCGATGCCGGAGCCACCTGGAAAACCACAGGTTCCACTTCAAGAGACATGTACGGAGTATATGCGGAATCAAACCAAAAATATACTGTTGCAGGTGACAGAGGCGAACTCCACCAGACCACAGACGGCGGGTTGACCTGGAGAAAATCATCTTTCATGGTGGGTGATATGCTTTACGATGCATACACATCGGGTTCAAACCTGTACACCTGTGGAAGGCTTGGCGCATTTTTTGTTTCAACTGACAATGGACTGAACTGGTTAAACAGGTCAAACGGTACATCGACAACCCGAAACTACAAACTTGCATTCTCTGATCCCAATACCGGTTACATGGTTAATAATGAAGGTGGAATTCTTTTCACCACAAATCAGGGAGTTACATGGACAGCCCAAACCACAATTCCGCTGACAACTTTGTATGACATTAAAATGGTCAGCGGCACTACGGGTTATGCCGTCGGTTCCGGTGAGAGACTGTTCAAAACGACAGACGGGGTTAATTTTGCACATGGAACCATGGCTGTTCCTGCCGGACAGGTTACCGGAGTTGCGATGATTGATGCCAATACCGGCTACATCTGCGGTGAAAATGGTGCCTTTTACAAGACAACAGACGGTTTCCAGACGGTTACACTTCTTTCCGATACAGTTGCTCTTCAGGGCAAGGTGATGCACGACATCGTTATAATGGGACCTGATGATGTCTGGGCAGTCGGCAGGTCTGGTGTTCTGATGCGGAGAGTTGGTAATGTCACTCTTATTGATACCTCAATGAAAAATGTTGACTTTTTAGCCGCACATAAAATTAACAGCAGTCAGTTCGTTCTGGTTGGAACCGGCGGAATGGTTTACAAGGTTTCCTCTGAAATTGTTCCTGTTGAGCTGGTCTCTTTCAAAGGTATTGTTGAAGCCAACAGTGTATCCCTCAACTGGCAGACAGCCACCGAGACAAACAACAAAGGCTTTAACATAGAGAGAAAAACAGGGAAAAACTGGGAAACGGTTGCTTTTGTGAATGGTAGTGGAACCACCACTTCTCCCGTTTTTTATTCATATACAGATAAAAATGTAACCGGACAAAAAGTATATTATCGCTTGAAACAGATGGATAACGACGGGTCGTTCGCATATTCGAATGAAATCGAGGTGGAGATTGGTGCACCTTCACAATATTCTCTTGAGCAGAATTACCCCAATCCGTTTAATCCATCGACGGTAATATCTTTTACCACTCCAAAAGCCGGGAATGTCAGATTAACAGTTTACAACGCACTCGGTGAGGCTGTTGCTCTGCTGGCAGACGGATTCCTCGAAGCAGGTTACCACAAGGTTTCATTTGATGGAACAGGACTTGTTTCAGGGGTCTATTTTTATCGACTTGAATCAGGTGATTTTTCGGCAGTCAGGAAGTTGAATATTTTGAAATAA
- the sppA gene encoding signal peptide peptidase SppA, whose product MSDTKPYSPYYPPPKRGVKDFFMMLFASMLGFLIAGFGILLVSVGFIVILVAGLSSSETVTVAPGSILKITMRQSIIDSPKQEDDPFANLFAEESGKKTSLQEYVNAIKSAGEDANIKAIYLEVGDANGNLANLEEIWNALADFRKSGKKIIAFSDFYSLRGLYMASVADSIYLNPRGGVMLKGLSAEVPMFKNLLNSIGLDVQVIRAGKYKSAVEPFIANSMSEENKTQMREYLAGLWGSILAKISQKTTLDLKKLNSIADSLSVFDAVSAKNAGIVDELVYNHEIDSVVKKSLKLSEKPEYISFESYLKTGAGKFKYKTSDEVRIIYAEGDIVMGKSNDDNIGSETFVKAVKAAAEDESVKAVVLRVNSPGGSAMASDIMYRELQLLKSKKPLIVSMGNYAASGGYYISAPGDVVVASPNTLTGSIGVFGLVMNTQKLMRDKLGINFDTVKTNPYADFFTGSRPMTNYELSVMQMNVDTTYETFLGIVAKGRKISRDEVNEIGQGRIWFAPAAMDKKLVDTLGGLYDAVEIAAKKAKLKDYTVSYSSTSETFFQKLMRNLEAKVSTFFIKSETARKLEFYIREVERVSNMSGVMMIMPVGFTW is encoded by the coding sequence ATGTCAGACACTAAACCCTACAGTCCATACTATCCACCTCCAAAGCGAGGAGTTAAAGATTTTTTCATGATGCTTTTTGCATCGATGCTTGGATTTTTGATAGCAGGTTTTGGAATACTCCTTGTCTCGGTTGGATTTATCGTTATCCTCGTTGCCGGACTTTCGAGCAGTGAGACGGTAACGGTTGCACCCGGTTCAATTCTAAAGATAACCATGCGACAGTCGATTATTGATTCACCGAAACAGGAGGATGACCCTTTCGCCAATCTTTTTGCGGAGGAAAGCGGTAAAAAGACAAGCCTTCAGGAGTATGTGAACGCCATAAAAAGTGCCGGGGAAGATGCCAATATCAAAGCTATTTACCTCGAAGTCGGGGATGCAAACGGAAATCTGGCAAATCTTGAGGAAATCTGGAATGCACTTGCTGATTTCAGAAAGAGCGGTAAAAAGATAATAGCTTTTTCCGATTTTTACAGTTTGAGAGGACTGTACATGGCATCGGTGGCAGACAGCATCTATCTTAATCCGCGGGGCGGGGTAATGTTGAAAGGATTGAGTGCCGAAGTGCCGATGTTTAAAAATCTCCTCAATTCCATCGGGCTTGATGTTCAGGTGATCAGAGCAGGCAAGTATAAAAGTGCTGTCGAGCCATTTATTGCAAACAGCATGAGTGAAGAGAACAAGACACAGATGCGGGAATATCTTGCCGGACTTTGGGGCTCGATACTTGCAAAGATTTCTCAAAAAACGACGCTTGATCTAAAAAAATTAAACTCGATTGCGGATTCACTGTCAGTCTTCGATGCAGTTTCTGCAAAAAATGCCGGAATAGTGGATGAACTCGTCTATAATCACGAAATTGATTCAGTTGTCAAGAAAAGTTTGAAACTCTCCGAAAAACCGGAGTACATCTCGTTCGAGAGCTATCTTAAGACCGGTGCAGGAAAGTTTAAATACAAAACCAGTGACGAAGTAAGAATAATATATGCTGAAGGTGATATCGTCATGGGCAAAAGCAATGACGACAATATAGGCAGCGAAACATTCGTAAAAGCGGTAAAGGCTGCTGCTGAAGATGAGTCGGTAAAAGCTGTTGTCCTTAGGGTCAATTCTCCCGGTGGAAGTGCGATGGCAAGCGATATTATGTACCGTGAACTTCAACTTTTGAAAAGTAAAAAGCCTTTGATTGTTTCAATGGGGAATTACGCTGCTTCGGGAGGTTACTACATTTCCGCTCCGGGTGATGTGGTAGTTGCGTCACCGAACACACTCACAGGGTCGATTGGCGTCTTTGGACTCGTGATGAACACCCAAAAACTGATGCGTGACAAGCTTGGAATAAACTTTGATACAGTGAAGACCAATCCTTACGCCGACTTTTTCACCGGCAGTCGTCCGATGACGAATTATGAATTGTCGGTAATGCAGATGAATGTGGACACCACTTACGAGACCTTCCTCGGAATAGTAGCCAAAGGGAGGAAAATCAGCAGAGACGAAGTGAATGAAATCGGACAGGGGAGAATCTGGTTTGCGCCTGCAGCGATGGATAAAAAACTTGTCGACACTTTGGGTGGTTTGTATGATGCTGTAGAGATTGCAGCGAAAAAAGCCAAATTAAAAGATTACACGGTTAGCTACAGCAGCACATCTGAAACATTTTTCCAGAAACTGATGCGTAATCTTGAAGCGAAGGTCAGTACATTTTTTATCAAAAGTGAAACCGCCAGGAAACTTGAATTTTATATTAGGGAAGTGGAAAGAGTAAGTAACATGAGTGGAGTTATGATGATTATGCCGGTTGGTTTCACCTGGTAG
- a CDS encoding NYN domain-containing protein: MKIYFIDGNNLIGKIPDLKNKLKTDKTFVREQLALRLDTIFLNSSNAATVFFDGFMNGVINTNKLKIIYSDSRPADLVIKEEIDRSKNPRNIVVVSSDNEVYNYGKKCSCDVLKSEEFFTRFFGTAVEKEESEKISLLQKQNDEFKKLFGL, translated from the coding sequence ATGAAAATATACTTTATTGACGGAAACAACCTGATCGGTAAAATTCCCGATCTTAAAAATAAACTAAAGACTGACAAAACTTTTGTCAGGGAACAACTTGCATTACGCCTTGACACGATTTTTCTGAATTCCAGCAATGCTGCAACGGTTTTTTTTGATGGATTTATGAATGGTGTGATCAATACTAACAAGTTAAAAATTATCTACTCCGACTCCAGACCCGCTGATCTGGTGATCAAAGAAGAAATAGACAGATCAAAAAACCCGCGAAATATCGTGGTCGTCTCTTCAGATAATGAAGTGTATAACTATGGCAAGAAGTGCTCCTGCGATGTATTGAAATCGGAAGAATTTTTTACACGGTTCTTTGGAACTGCTGTCGAAAAAGAAGAATCGGAGAAAATCAGCCTTCTCCAAAAACAAAATGATGAATTCAAAAAACTGTTCGGACTATAA
- a CDS encoding T9SS type A sorting domain-containing protein, which produces MKIHLFFLLIILAVPVLSQEPSSVHKNELDHYNKYFTRTPVSEAENIIPLQFDKSPAGSKVVYGFLPYWEYPGALSYLRYNLLTHISAFDFQIDSLGNVTNPSGWPWTNLINAAHQNGVKVIMTAVNFTPSQIRHIITNSAAKQNFFSKVKATLTQYSLDGVNIDFEGLYTADRGSVINGFMTDLTAYIHTELPGKEVSFAGPAVNWSGWNLAGLAAACDYIFIMGYDFSGSWSTVTAPTAPLTGGTYNITNTITVQYGACPPEKLVLGVPYYGCEWVANTNQPGATISSYLGHPRFYAAMDQSQYYGLQWHTASQTVYYTIPVNNKYNQVWFDDGRSTGLKFSLAKQYNLKGVGMWALGYDRDRQELWTELNKYLNPSSIGEDDNSPESFQLAAYPNPFNPSTTVAFTHSGEGNVKISMFDLLGRTVMEKEYENLPQGEHKEFIDARTLNSGVYFVRVSGYTKSGIQTSIVKLVLTK; this is translated from the coding sequence ATGAAAATCCACCTGTTCTTTCTTTTAATAATTCTTGCTGTACCGGTTCTCTCACAAGAACCGTCTTCCGTGCATAAGAATGAACTTGACCACTATAATAAGTATTTCACTCGAACCCCCGTTTCAGAAGCGGAAAACATTATCCCTCTTCAGTTTGACAAATCCCCTGCAGGTTCCAAGGTTGTATATGGCTTCCTCCCCTACTGGGAGTATCCGGGTGCCCTGTCTTATCTCCGGTATAATCTCCTTACACACATATCGGCATTCGATTTCCAGATAGATTCCCTGGGAAATGTAACCAATCCTTCAGGCTGGCCTTGGACAAATCTTATCAATGCTGCACATCAGAATGGCGTAAAAGTTATTATGACTGCAGTTAATTTCACTCCTTCACAGATTCGTCACATTATCACCAACAGTGCTGCTAAGCAGAACTTCTTTTCAAAAGTAAAAGCCACACTGACCCAATACTCTCTCGATGGTGTCAACATAGATTTTGAAGGTCTTTACACGGCCGACCGCGGAAGTGTCATTAACGGTTTCATGACCGATCTTACTGCATATATTCATACTGAGCTGCCGGGAAAGGAAGTCTCCTTCGCCGGTCCTGCAGTAAACTGGAGCGGCTGGAATCTGGCAGGGCTCGCAGCAGCATGTGATTATATTTTTATCATGGGATATGACTTCTCAGGTTCCTGGAGCACTGTCACCGCACCCACAGCTCCTCTTACGGGTGGGACTTACAATATCACCAACACAATCACAGTTCAGTATGGTGCCTGCCCTCCGGAAAAACTTGTTCTTGGTGTGCCTTATTATGGTTGTGAGTGGGTTGCGAATACCAACCAGCCCGGTGCCACCATAAGTTCTTATCTTGGTCACCCGCGGTTTTATGCAGCCATGGATCAGTCGCAATACTATGGACTTCAGTGGCACACTGCTTCACAGACCGTTTATTATACGATTCCTGTTAACAACAAATACAACCAGGTCTGGTTCGATGACGGAAGAAGCACCGGCTTGAAATTTTCACTTGCCAAACAGTATAATCTTAAAGGTGTCGGAATGTGGGCTCTTGGTTATGACAGGGACAGACAGGAGCTTTGGACAGAATTGAACAAATATCTGAATCCATCATCGATAGGTGAAGATGATAATTCACCGGAATCGTTTCAGTTGGCGGCATATCCAAATCCTTTTAACCCTTCGACAACTGTAGCGTTCACGCATTCGGGAGAAGGGAATGTAAAAATCTCGATGTTCGATCTCCTCGGCAGAACAGTTATGGAGAAAGAATATGAAAACCTGCCACAGGGTGAGCATAAAGAATTTATCGATGCCCGGACATTAAATTCAGGAGTTTATTTCGTCAGGGTCTCCGGTTACACCAAATCCGGTATACAAACCTCAATTGTAAAACTTGTACTGACAAAATAG
- a CDS encoding DUF4835 family protein → MKKLIVLFFLSFNILFSQELDATVNVNAEKVSIKYREILADFGPMVQTYLNTTKFSGSPWEYDRIKCSFNIFFNTGADESNYTAQVVVTSMRKVYKSEKFSPMLLVNDVNWAFVYEKNQTIYYDANLFNGLTSFLDFYAYVIIGLEQDSWEKGAGTPYFQKAFDVVNLAAGRRATGWEAGAAYSKADFIQNILDDKYRAFRDATSEYHRGIDIFAKNKAKGQELIVKMIKVLEQMKSKIDIRSVYLKVFFDAKSGEIIEYLKDYPEKSIFKTLKSVDPPRLAKYDEILRAE, encoded by the coding sequence ATGAAGAAGCTGATTGTTTTATTCTTTTTATCATTCAACATACTGTTCAGTCAGGAACTGGATGCGACGGTGAATGTTAATGCAGAAAAAGTTTCGATTAAGTACAGAGAGATACTCGCCGATTTTGGACCAATGGTGCAGACTTACTTAAACACCACAAAATTTAGCGGATCTCCCTGGGAATACGACCGGATTAAATGCAGCTTTAATATTTTCTTTAATACAGGAGCTGATGAGTCAAACTACACCGCTCAAGTAGTGGTAACCAGCATGAGAAAAGTTTACAAAAGTGAAAAATTTTCACCGATGCTTCTTGTAAATGATGTGAACTGGGCATTCGTTTATGAAAAAAATCAGACAATTTATTACGATGCAAATCTGTTTAACGGATTGACTTCATTTCTCGATTTTTACGCATATGTGATAATTGGTCTCGAGCAGGATTCATGGGAGAAGGGCGCGGGCACACCATATTTCCAAAAGGCATTCGATGTTGTTAATCTCGCAGCGGGAAGAAGAGCGACAGGATGGGAAGCCGGAGCTGCATACAGCAAAGCGGATTTTATACAGAACATACTTGATGATAAATACAGAGCATTTCGCGATGCAACCTCGGAGTACCACAGAGGTATTGACATTTTTGCAAAAAACAAAGCGAAGGGTCAGGAACTTATCGTCAAGATGATTAAGGTACTTGAGCAGATGAAATCGAAAATCGATATCAGAAGTGTCTACTTAAAAGTGTTTTTTGATGCAAAAAGTGGTGAAATTATCGAATATTTGAAGGATTACCCTGAAAAATCGATCTTTAAAACGCTGAAAAGTGTCGATCCACCAAGGCTGGCAAAATATGATGAGATTTTAAGAGCCGAATAG